One part of the Chryseobacterium mulctrae genome encodes these proteins:
- a CDS encoding LysR substrate-binding domain-containing protein has translation MNIQQLEYLIAVDKYKHFGKAAQACFITQPTLSAMIQKFEDELDVKVFDRTTHPIRTTDVGLQIIDQAKVIIEAVNELKNKANLLNNILGGTINLGIIPTVSSFILPTEIFHFLQDNPKIQMNVKEMTTDNIIKALKAGELDAGIISTPYDNANEFYQDFLFNEELMIYSSDTEANKKNTFIVPEELNVEKVWLLEEGNCLRNQFENICHLKENTLKPKNLDFLASNIQTLVHMVDKVGGISILPELALNQLSEEQKGKVYRFKKPFPYREIKIIYYKPTFKQKIIDELSSFIKSSLETKLNFNNAPKDFVSIKPQ, from the coding sequence ATGAACATTCAGCAATTGGAATATCTTATCGCTGTAGATAAGTATAAGCATTTTGGTAAAGCCGCTCAAGCGTGTTTTATTACTCAGCCAACATTAAGTGCAATGATACAGAAGTTTGAAGATGAGCTGGATGTAAAGGTTTTTGATAGAACAACTCATCCAATCAGAACCACTGACGTAGGACTGCAAATAATAGACCAAGCTAAAGTAATCATCGAGGCTGTAAATGAGCTTAAAAACAAGGCTAATTTATTAAATAATATTTTGGGAGGAACTATTAATCTGGGAATTATTCCAACAGTTTCTTCGTTCATTCTGCCAACAGAAATTTTCCATTTCTTGCAGGATAATCCTAAAATTCAGATGAATGTAAAGGAAATGACGACGGATAACATCATTAAAGCTTTAAAAGCAGGTGAACTAGATGCCGGAATTATTTCTACGCCTTATGACAACGCCAACGAATTTTATCAGGACTTTTTATTTAATGAAGAATTGATGATCTACAGTTCAGATACTGAGGCAAACAAGAAAAATACATTTATTGTTCCTGAAGAACTGAATGTAGAAAAAGTTTGGCTTTTAGAGGAAGGGAACTGTTTGAGAAATCAGTTTGAAAATATCTGCCATTTAAAAGAAAATACTTTGAAGCCTAAAAATTTAGATTTCTTAGCGTCCAATATTCAGACTTTGGTACATATGGTTGACAAAGTGGGAGGGATCAGTATTTTGCCTGAGTTAGCTTTAAATCAACTTTCAGAAGAACAAAAGGGCAAAGTTTACAGATTTAAAAAACCCTTCCCTTACAGAGAAATTAAAATCATCTATTATAAGCCGACTTTCAAGCAAAAAATTATTGATGAGTTGAGTTCTTTTATAAAATCTTCTTTAGAAACGAAGCTTAATTTCAACAATGCACCAAAAGATTTTGTAAGCATTAAGCCTCAATAA
- a CDS encoding lipoprotein signal peptidase, which translates to MKKIALITFLILLIDQASKIYIKTNFNLNDSIPVFPGFKLTFVENPGMAYGFHFGGMLGKYFLVIVRIFLIGGMIYLFNKWLKRGESNYLIIPMSIIFAGAIGNLIDGMFYGLIFDSGMVYDENVNQWIGYGGVSKLVPFGEGYSTFMKGCVVDMLHFPLVDWYVPESWPVIGGKHLEFFKYIFNVADSAITIGAALLLIFRKKAFPNGLEF; encoded by the coding sequence ATGAAGAAAATAGCATTAATCACTTTTCTTATTTTATTAATAGATCAGGCTTCAAAAATTTATATCAAAACAAATTTTAACCTGAATGACAGTATTCCTGTTTTTCCAGGTTTTAAGCTTACATTTGTAGAAAATCCGGGCATGGCTTATGGTTTTCATTTTGGTGGAATGCTTGGTAAATATTTTTTAGTGATTGTTCGTATTTTCCTGATTGGCGGAATGATCTATCTTTTCAATAAGTGGCTTAAAAGAGGCGAATCTAATTATCTGATTATCCCAATGTCAATTATTTTTGCCGGAGCTATTGGAAATCTTATCGACGGAATGTTTTATGGTTTAATTTTCGACAGCGGAATGGTTTACGATGAAAATGTAAATCAATGGATCGGTTATGGCGGAGTTTCTAAACTGGTTCCTTTCGGAGAAGGTTATTCTACTTTTATGAAAGGCTGTGTTGTTGATATGCTACATTTTCCTTTAGTTGATTGGTATGTTCCCGAAAGCTGGCCTGTAATTGGTGGAAAACATCTTGAGTTTTTTAAATATATCTTTAACGTTGCCGATTCTGCTATTACTATTGGAGCTGCATTGCTTTTAATTTTCAGAAAAAAAGCTTTTCCAAACGGACTTGAGTTCTAA
- the trpS gene encoding tryptophan--tRNA ligase codes for MSRILTGIQATGTPHLGNLLGAIIPAVELSKQAGNESFLFIANLHSLTQIKDAKELKNNTYEIAAAWLACGLDTEKTFFYRQSDIPETCELSWHLSCFFPYQRLTLAHSFKDKADRLQDVNAGLFTYPILMAADILLYDAEIVPVGKDQLQHLEIARDVASRFNNQMGEVLVLPQAELQEDTKYVPGIDGHKMSKSRGNIINIFLPEKQLKKQVMSIESDSKSLEEPKDPSTDKTFAIYELIATPEQTEELRAKYLAGNFGYGHAKKELLDLILTRFEKERELFSYYMNNLEELEAKLQEGAAKTRVIATETIKRVRESLGI; via the coding sequence ATGTCAAGAATTCTTACCGGCATACAAGCCACCGGAACACCGCACCTTGGAAACCTTTTGGGTGCAATTATTCCTGCAGTAGAGCTTTCTAAGCAAGCAGGAAATGAATCATTTTTATTCATTGCGAATCTACATTCGTTGACGCAGATTAAAGATGCAAAAGAACTTAAAAACAATACCTACGAAATTGCTGCAGCTTGGCTTGCTTGCGGACTTGATACCGAAAAAACATTTTTTTACAGACAGAGCGACATCCCTGAAACCTGTGAACTTTCTTGGCATTTATCATGTTTTTTTCCTTATCAGAGACTGACTTTAGCACATTCATTTAAAGATAAAGCAGACCGTTTGCAGGATGTGAATGCAGGTTTGTTTACCTATCCTATTTTGATGGCTGCAGATATTTTATTATACGACGCTGAAATTGTTCCTGTAGGAAAAGATCAGCTTCAACATTTGGAAATTGCACGTGATGTTGCTTCAAGATTCAATAATCAGATGGGTGAAGTTTTGGTTTTACCTCAAGCCGAATTGCAGGAAGACACCAAATATGTTCCCGGAATTGACGGTCATAAAATGTCAAAATCAAGAGGAAACATTATCAATATTTTCTTACCTGAAAAACAATTAAAAAAGCAGGTAATGAGTATTGAAAGCGATTCTAAATCTCTGGAAGAACCAAAAGATCCTTCTACAGACAAAACTTTTGCTATCTACGAATTGATTGCAACACCTGAACAAACTGAAGAATTAAGAGCAAAATATTTAGCCGGAAATTTCGGTTACGGTCATGCTAAAAAAGAGCTTTTAGATTTAATTCTAACAAGATTTGAAAAAGAAAGAGAATTATTTTCTTACTATATGAACAATCTTGAAGAGCTTGAAGCAAAACTACAGGAAGGAGCAGCAAAAACAAGAGTTATTGCTACGGAAACTATTAAAAGAGTAAGAGAAAGTTTGGGAATTTAA
- the metK gene encoding methionine adenosyltransferase — MSYLFTSESVSEGHPDKIADQISDALIDNFLAYDKTSKVACETLVTTGQVVLAGEVKSDAYLDVQTIAREVINGIGYTKGEYMFNGDSCGVISAIHEQSPDINQGVDRVVADETFETKANAQGAGDQGMMFGYATNETANYMPLALDLAHTILKELSAIRREDSEIKYLRPDAKSQVTIEYSDDHKPVRIDSIVVSTQHDDFGAEEEMLNKIREDIKTILIPRVVAQQTEEIKALFNDLIKYHINPTGKFVIGGPHGDTGLTGRKIIVDTYGGKGAHGGGAFSGKDPSKVDRSAAYATRHIAKNLVAAGVADEVLVQVSYAIGVAEPCGLYINTYGTSKVALNDGEIAKKVSTVFDLRPYAIEQNLKLRNPIYQETASYGHMGREHFVADKTFNKGHKNELTLTGLEFFTWEKLDKVEEIKSAFGI; from the coding sequence ATGTCTTATTTATTTACATCTGAATCTGTTTCAGAAGGACATCCGGATAAAATTGCCGATCAGATTTCTGACGCGCTTATCGATAACTTTTTAGCATACGACAAAACATCAAAAGTTGCTTGTGAAACTTTGGTTACAACAGGACAGGTTGTTTTGGCTGGAGAGGTAAAATCTGATGCTTATTTAGATGTTCAGACTATTGCAAGAGAAGTAATCAACGGAATTGGTTATACAAAAGGTGAATATATGTTCAATGGTGATTCTTGTGGAGTAATTTCTGCGATTCACGAGCAGTCACCGGATATCAACCAAGGGGTTGACAGAGTAGTTGCTGACGAAACTTTCGAAACAAAAGCAAACGCTCAAGGAGCAGGAGATCAGGGAATGATGTTTGGTTATGCAACCAATGAGACGGCAAACTATATGCCTTTAGCTTTAGATTTGGCGCATACTATTCTTAAAGAACTTTCTGCAATCAGAAGAGAAGATTCTGAAATCAAATATCTTCGTCCAGATGCAAAATCTCAGGTAACAATTGAATATTCTGATGACCACAAACCGGTAAGAATTGATTCTATCGTGGTTTCTACTCAACATGACGATTTCGGAGCTGAAGAAGAAATGTTAAACAAAATCAGAGAAGATATTAAAACAATTTTGATTCCTAGAGTTGTTGCTCAGCAGACTGAAGAAATCAAAGCTTTATTTAATGATCTGATCAAATATCACATCAATCCTACAGGGAAATTCGTAATCGGAGGTCCTCACGGAGATACAGGTCTTACAGGAAGAAAGATTATCGTTGATACTTACGGTGGAAAAGGAGCTCACGGTGGTGGTGCTTTCTCTGGGAAAGATCCTTCAAAAGTAGACAGAAGTGCTGCTTATGCTACAAGACACATTGCTAAAAACTTAGTTGCTGCAGGTGTAGCTGATGAAGTTTTGGTACAGGTTTCTTATGCTATTGGTGTTGCTGAACCTTGTGGTTTGTACATCAATACATACGGAACATCAAAAGTTGCTTTAAATGACGGTGAGATCGCTAAAAAAGTATCTACAGTTTTTGATTTGAGACCTTATGCAATTGAACAAAATTTAAAATTGAGAAACCCTATCTACCAAGAAACTGCTTCTTACGGACACATGGGAAGAGAGCATTTCGTTGCTGATAAAACCTTTAATAAAGGGCATAAAAATGAGTTGACTCTTACGGGTTTAGAGTTCTTCACATGGGAGAAATTAGACAAAGTAGAAGAAATTAAATCTGCTTTCGGAATTTAA
- a CDS encoding DUF6576 domain-containing protein, producing MSEFLILGIILVVVLWFFNKDRIKNRFYPDKPKNLTIDQQFNSDKREREKEIDRLLSKMGKNGINDLPAKDRKRLDELSKH from the coding sequence ATGAGTGAATTTTTGATTTTAGGAATTATCCTCGTTGTTGTTTTATGGTTTTTTAATAAAGATCGAATCAAAAACAGATTCTATCCTGATAAGCCTAAAAATCTGACAATCGATCAGCAATTCAACTCAGATAAACGAGAAAGAGAAAAAGAAATCGACAGGCTTCTCAGTAAAATGGGCAAGAACGGAATCAATGATCTGCCTGCAAAAGACAGAAAAAGACTCGACGAACTTTCTAAACATTAA
- a CDS encoding RNA polymerase sigma factor, with protein MKSTDSLLISLYQKGDEEALSTLIHRHQRELFTFILYKINDQDLANDIFQDTFIKIIVMLKEGRYNEEGKFILWAKRIAQNLIIDYFRAKAKNVKVSETTFENDEFSIFDLIREPSENIEDQLVSLQIQEDLLKMLQFLPENQQEVIKLRFFDGLSFKEIADHTDMSINTTLGRVRYALINLRKIMEENNIVLTR; from the coding sequence ATGAAATCAACAGATAGTCTATTAATTTCTCTGTACCAAAAAGGAGACGAAGAAGCATTGTCAACCTTAATACATCGCCATCAAAGAGAATTGTTTACGTTTATTTTGTATAAAATAAATGATCAGGATTTGGCAAATGATATTTTCCAGGATACTTTTATTAAGATTATTGTAATGCTGAAAGAAGGTCGTTACAATGAGGAAGGGAAGTTTATTCTTTGGGCAAAAAGAATTGCACAAAACCTTATTATCGATTATTTTCGTGCAAAAGCAAAAAATGTAAAAGTTTCAGAAACTACTTTTGAAAATGATGAGTTTTCTATTTTCGATTTAATTAGAGAGCCTTCAGAAAATATTGAAGATCAGCTGGTAAGCCTTCAGATTCAGGAAGATTTGTTGAAAATGTTGCAGTTTTTACCAGAAAACCAACAAGAGGTGATAAAACTCAGGTTTTTTGACGGATTGAGTTTTAAAGAAATTGCAGACCATACAGATATGAGTATTAATACGACTTTGGGACGTGTTCGGTATGCATTGATCAACCTGAGAAAAATAATGGAAGAAAATAATATTGTCTTGACGAGATAA
- a CDS encoding deoxycytidylate deaminase has product MQKYNKFDKAYLKMAQEWAKLSYCERKQVGALIVKDRMIISDGYNGTPSGSENCCEDETGKTHWYVLHAEANAILKLAGSTQSARGATLYLTLSPCKECSKLILQAGISKLVYINAYSDDEGIAFLKEHQIEIIQVSENELEI; this is encoded by the coding sequence ATGCAGAAGTATAATAAGTTTGATAAAGCTTATCTAAAAATGGCTCAGGAATGGGCAAAACTTTCCTATTGCGAAAGGAAACAAGTAGGAGCTCTTATTGTAAAAGATAGGATGATTATTTCAGATGGGTACAATGGTACTCCGTCAGGATCTGAGAACTGCTGTGAAGACGAAACCGGGAAAACCCATTGGTACGTTTTACACGCAGAAGCAAATGCAATTTTGAAATTGGCAGGCTCTACACAATCTGCCCGTGGTGCGACACTGTACCTTACTTTATCGCCTTGTAAAGAGTGTAGCAAACTAATTTTACAGGCAGGGATTTCAAAACTAGTCTACATTAATGCTTACTCAGATGATGAGGGAATTGCTTTTTTAAAAGAACACCAAATTGAAATAATACAAGTTTCCGAAAATGAGTTAGAAATTTAA
- a CDS encoding SanA/YdcF family protein translates to MKRIIKNIIKIFLLLFVAGIIFIIWSNFTINNQSEDYVTSNISTLPNEKTGLLLGTSKTLSNGAPNAYFFNRIEAATQLYKSGKIQNIIVSGDNSKKDYNEPEEMKNELIKAGVPADKIFEDFAGFRTLDSVLRAKEIFGQSSYIIISQRFHNERAVYLARKNNIEAWGYNAADVNKYAGLKTNAREKLARAKVFWDFMFGVEPKFGGEKILIP, encoded by the coding sequence ATGAAAAGAATTATAAAAAATATAATCAAAATTTTCCTGCTACTTTTTGTGGCAGGAATTATTTTTATCATCTGGTCAAATTTTACAATTAATAATCAGTCGGAAGATTACGTAACGTCTAATATTTCAACTTTACCAAATGAAAAAACGGGACTTCTTTTAGGAACAAGTAAAACTTTATCCAACGGAGCACCGAATGCTTATTTCTTCAATCGAATTGAGGCAGCTACGCAATTATATAAATCAGGAAAAATTCAGAATATCATCGTGAGTGGTGACAATTCTAAGAAAGATTACAATGAGCCTGAAGAAATGAAAAACGAGCTTATCAAAGCCGGAGTTCCTGCTGATAAAATTTTCGAAGATTTTGCGGGTTTCAGAACTTTAGATTCTGTGCTTCGGGCAAAAGAGATTTTCGGACAAAGCTCTTACATCATTATTTCACAAAGGTTTCACAACGAAAGAGCGGTTTATTTAGCAAGAAAAAACAATATTGAAGCTTGGGGTTACAATGCAGCAGATGTTAATAAATATGCCGGTTTAAAAACCAATGCGAGAGAAAAACTGGCAAGAGCAAAAGTTTTCTGGGATTTTATGTTTGGTGTAGAACCTAAGTTTGGTGGGGAGAAGATTTTGATTCCATAA
- a CDS encoding DUF2683 family protein → MEALIVHPKNQMELNALKSVMKDMGIRYEKFHTRGAKTQKFEPKAPVKKDKPVRDFKDNPKKDK, encoded by the coding sequence ATGGAAGCATTAATTGTACACCCAAAAAACCAAATGGAGCTGAATGCGCTAAAAAGCGTGATGAAAGATATGGGAATTCGATATGAAAAATTTCATACCAGAGGTGCAAAAACACAAAAATTTGAACCAAAAGCTCCTGTAAAAAAGGATAAACCTGTAAGAGATTTTAAAGACAATCCAAAGAAAGACAAGTAA
- a CDS encoding enoyl-CoA hydratase-related protein yields the protein MTYENILLKKEEKMAVITINRPESLNALNAQTIKEISAALDQLQSDNEVRVIILTGSGEKSFVAGADIKEFSNFNQEKAEELARNGQNVLFDKIENLSKPVIAAVNGFALGGGLELAMSCHIRYASENAKLGLPEVTLGLIPGYGGTQRLPKLVGKGIANEMIFSAKMIPAQKAKEIGLVNEVFPIGELLSKTEELAKTIANNSPMAISRAIKATNLSDTDKGFETEIKFFGELFDLEDKKEGVSAFIEKRKPNF from the coding sequence ATGACTTACGAAAATATACTGCTAAAGAAAGAAGAAAAAATGGCTGTAATTACAATCAACAGACCTGAAAGTTTAAATGCATTGAATGCACAAACTATAAAAGAAATCAGTGCTGCATTGGATCAATTACAATCTGATAATGAGGTAAGAGTAATTATTTTAACAGGAAGCGGAGAAAAATCGTTCGTTGCTGGTGCAGATATAAAAGAATTTAGTAACTTTAATCAGGAGAAAGCAGAAGAATTAGCAAGAAACGGACAAAATGTTCTTTTTGACAAAATAGAAAACCTGTCTAAACCGGTAATTGCTGCAGTAAATGGCTTCGCTTTAGGCGGAGGTTTAGAATTGGCAATGTCATGTCACATCAGATATGCATCTGAAAATGCTAAACTAGGTCTTCCTGAAGTAACTTTAGGTCTTATTCCGGGGTATGGAGGAACCCAAAGACTTCCAAAATTAGTAGGAAAAGGAATTGCAAATGAAATGATTTTTTCAGCAAAAATGATTCCTGCGCAAAAAGCAAAAGAAATTGGTTTGGTAAATGAAGTTTTCCCAATAGGTGAACTTCTTTCTAAAACAGAAGAATTGGCAAAAACAATTGCAAACAATTCTCCAATGGCAATTTCACGCGCTATTAAAGCAACCAATCTGTCTGATACTGATAAAGGTTTTGAAACCGAAATTAAATTTTTCGGTGAGCTTTTTGACTTAGAAGACAAAAAAGAAGGAGTTTCAGCTTTTATTGAAAAAAGAAAGCCTAACTTCTAA
- a CDS encoding YjjG family noncanonical pyrimidine nucleotidase, which produces MKIQHIFFDLDNTLWDHRRNAYLTIKDLFDKEEITLKYNIDFEEFHSVYHEINEKLWEQIRDGEIDKEYLRKHRFYDTFKHFGIDDLGLSMFFEEHFLDKILNYNHLVESAEYILDYLKAKNYTLHIISNGFQEVTERKCILSGIDHYFQTITSADSVGVRKPNPAIFEYSLGLSEAKKEESILIGDDWIADVIGAQNFGMDVIFFDVLNENKEVENLKVIKHLLQIKEYL; this is translated from the coding sequence ATGAAAATTCAGCACATTTTTTTTGACCTAGACAATACGCTTTGGGATCACCGCAGAAACGCTTACCTAACCATCAAAGATCTTTTCGATAAAGAAGAAATTACTTTAAAATACAATATTGATTTTGAAGAATTTCATTCTGTATATCATGAGATCAACGAAAAACTTTGGGAACAGATCAGAGACGGCGAAATTGATAAAGAATATCTTAGAAAGCATCGTTTTTATGATACCTTCAAACATTTTGGAATTGATGATTTAGGATTGTCGATGTTTTTTGAGGAACATTTCTTAGATAAAATTCTTAATTATAACCATTTGGTTGAAAGCGCAGAATATATTTTAGATTATTTAAAAGCTAAAAACTATACACTTCATATTATATCAAACGGTTTTCAGGAAGTGACGGAAAGAAAATGTATTCTTTCAGGAATTGATCATTATTTTCAGACGATTACAAGCGCAGATTCTGTTGGAGTAAGAAAACCCAATCCTGCTATTTTTGAGTATTCTTTAGGGCTTTCTGAAGCTAAAAAAGAAGAAAGTATTCTGATTGGCGACGATTGGATAGCTGATGTAATTGGTGCTCAGAATTTCGGTATGGATGTTATTTTCTTTGATGTTTTAAATGAAAATAAAGAAGTTGAAAATCTGAAGGTGATAAAGCATCTTTTGCAGATTAAAGAATATTTGTAA
- a CDS encoding TraR/DksA family transcriptional regulator translates to MQDERVKYNDSDLQEFKKIIKEKIEKAEKDLQLIRESFINDQNNGTDDTSPTFKAFEEGAETLSKEQNSILAGRQEKFVRDLKNALIRIENKTYGVCRVTGKLIPKERLLAVPHATLSIEAKNMKR, encoded by the coding sequence ATGCAAGACGAAAGAGTAAAATACAACGACTCTGATTTACAAGAGTTTAAAAAAATAATCAAAGAAAAGATTGAGAAAGCAGAGAAAGATTTACAGCTAATCAGAGAAAGCTTTATCAATGATCAAAATAACGGAACGGATGATACATCACCTACTTTCAAAGCTTTTGAAGAAGGTGCAGAAACGTTGAGCAAAGAGCAAAACTCTATTTTGGCAGGAAGACAGGAAAAGTTTGTAAGAGATCTTAAAAATGCTTTAATAAGAATTGAAAACAAAACTTACGGCGTTTGCAGAGTTACGGGAAAACTAATTCCAAAGGAAAGACTTTTGGCCGTACCACATGCTACTTTGAGTATTGAAGCTAAAAATATGAAGAGATAA
- a CDS encoding catalase, translated as MDNKKLTTSSGAPYYEHQDSQTVGARGPVLLQDFILQENLAHFVRERIPERIVHAKGSGAYGKFTVTHDISKYTKAKLFSQVGNACKMFARFSTVGGEKGSADTARDPRGFALKFYTEDGNWDLVGNNTPVFFIKDAKKFPDFIHTQKRVPKTNLKSATMMWDFWSLNPESLHQVLILMSDRGTPYGFRHMHGFGSHTFSMINSQNERVWVKFHFKTKQGIKNFTDDEATKMAGENPDFAQEDLCNAIENGDFPKWTMYMQVMTEEQAKEFRWNPFDITKVWFQGDFPLIEIGEMELNEIPANYFAHVEQSTFSPSNLINGISFSPDKMLQGRLFSYPDAHRYRVGVNSHQLEVNRCPFAVNNYQRDGFMADSSEYQDKPNYHPNSFDDIQPDSSYKNFEYELDSNHVANLNRNENDDDHYTQPGLLYTKAMNQEDREHLVNNIIGSMKGINGPKKDEIINRQICHFFRTNIELGMKVASGLSINIDANMMNHFK; from the coding sequence ATGGATAATAAAAAATTAACGACAAGCAGCGGAGCACCTTATTATGAACACCAGGATTCTCAAACAGTCGGAGCGCGTGGTCCGGTATTGTTACAAGATTTTATCTTACAGGAAAACCTTGCTCATTTTGTGAGAGAAAGAATTCCTGAAAGAATTGTTCATGCGAAAGGAAGCGGGGCTTACGGAAAATTTACAGTCACTCATGACATCTCGAAATATACAAAAGCTAAATTATTTTCTCAGGTAGGAAATGCTTGTAAAATGTTTGCCCGTTTCTCTACCGTGGGTGGCGAAAAAGGAAGTGCGGATACCGCAAGAGATCCGAGAGGATTTGCTTTAAAATTTTATACAGAAGACGGAAATTGGGATTTAGTAGGAAATAACACTCCAGTTTTCTTTATTAAAGACGCTAAAAAATTTCCGGATTTTATACATACTCAAAAAAGAGTTCCAAAAACCAACCTGAAAAGCGCAACCATGATGTGGGATTTCTGGAGTTTAAATCCCGAATCGCTGCACCAGGTTCTTATTCTAATGTCTGACAGAGGTACACCTTATGGTTTTAGACACATGCACGGTTTTGGCTCTCATACTTTTTCGATGATTAACAGTCAAAATGAAAGAGTTTGGGTGAAGTTCCATTTTAAAACAAAACAGGGAATTAAAAACTTTACCGACGACGAGGCTACAAAAATGGCAGGAGAAAATCCTGATTTTGCACAGGAAGATCTTTGTAATGCAATCGAAAACGGTGATTTCCCAAAATGGACGATGTACATGCAGGTAATGACCGAAGAACAGGCAAAAGAATTCAGATGGAATCCTTTTGACATCACTAAAGTTTGGTTTCAGGGAGATTTCCCTTTAATTGAAATTGGTGAAATGGAACTGAATGAAATTCCAGCAAATTATTTTGCTCATGTAGAACAGTCTACTTTCTCACCAAGTAATTTGATTAACGGAATCAGCTTTTCTCCAGATAAAATGCTTCAGGGAAGATTATTTTCTTACCCAGATGCACATCGATACAGAGTAGGTGTAAATTCTCATCAGCTTGAAGTAAACAGATGTCCGTTTGCAGTCAACAATTACCAAAGAGATGGTTTTATGGCTGATTCAAGTGAATATCAGGATAAGCCAAACTATCATCCAAATAGTTTTGATGACATCCAACCAGATTCGTCTTATAAAAATTTCGAATATGAGTTAGACAGTAATCATGTTGCTAATTTGAACAGAAATGAAAATGACGACGATCACTACACCCAACCCGGACTTTTATATACAAAAGCAATGAATCAGGAGGACAGAGAACACCTGGTAAACAACATCATAGGAAGTATGAAAGGAATTAACGGCCCCAAAAAAGATGAGATTATCAACCGTCAAATATGTCATTTTTTCAGGACAAATATTGAGCTTGGCATGAAAGTGGCATCAGGATTAAGTATCAATATAGACGCCAACATGATGAATCATTTTAAGTAA